GCTTCAACTGAGTAGACTGCGCGCCTTCCTGCAAGGACCGCCATCATGCTGTTGATGCTTTATCTGATTGCCATTACCGCCGAAGCCATGACCGGTGCCCTGTCTGCCGGCCGGCGCGGCATGGACTGGTTCGGTGTGGTGCTGATTGCCTGCGTCACCGCACTCGGCGGCGGTTCTGTGCGTGATGTGCTGCTGGGCCACTACCCGCTGACCTGGGTCAAGCACCCGGAATACCTGGTGCTGACCTCGGTGGCGGCATTGGTGACGATCTTCATCGCGCCCTTGATGCGTCACCTGCGCTCGCTGTTTCTGGTGCTCGACGCCGTGGGCCTGGTGGCCTTTACCCTGATTGGCTGCATGACTGCCCTGGAAATGGGCCACGGCATGCTGGTGGCTTCAGTCAGTGGGGTGATCACCGGGGTCTTTGGCGGCATCCTCAGGGACATCTTCTGCAACGATATCCCGCTGATCTTTCGCCGCGAGCTGTACGCCAGCGTGTCCTTCGCCGCAGCCTGGTGCTACATGCTGTGCATCTACCTGCAACTGCCCAGCGAGCAGTCGATCCTGGTAACCCTGTTCGGCGGCTTTCTATTGCGCCTGCTGGCGATCCGTTTTCACTGGGAAATGCCCAAGTTCGTCTACAACGACGAACACTGACGGTTGGCGTGCTGGTCCAGGGCCCATTGCACATGTTCGCGAACCAGTTCCGAGGGGTAGTCCTGGCGGGCCTTGAGGGCTTCCAGCACCGGAATGCTAGAGGGGGCGTTGCCCAGGCCTACCGCCAGGTTGCGTAGCCAGCGCTCGTAGCCGGCGCGGCGCAAGGGCGAACCTTCGGTATTGCTGAGGAATTTGTCCTCGTCCCACATGAACAGCTCTGCCAGTTCGGCATTGTCCAGGTTGTGCCGGGGCTTGAAGTCGCCCTCGGCCGTTGAGCGGGCGAAGCGATTCCAGGGGCAGACGATCTGGCAGTCATCGCAGCCGAATACCCGGTTGCCGATCAGCGGGCGCAGGTCTTCGGGGATGGCGCTTTTGAGCTCGATGGTCAGGTAGGAAATGCAGCGTCGGGCATCCAGCACATAGGGGCCGACGAAGGCGTTGGTCGGGCAGATGTCCAGGCAGGCGGTGCAGCGGCCGCAGTGCTCCGTGGCGTGGGGCGCGTCCACCGGCAGGGGCAGGTCGACGAACAATTCGCTGAGGAAGAAGTAGCTGCCGGCTTTGCGATTCAGCACCAGGGTGTTCTTGCCGATCCAGCCGAGCCCGGCCTGTTCGGCGATGGCTTTTTCCAGCACCGGAGCGCTATCGACGAAGGCGCGGTAGCCAAAGGGGCCGATGGCTTGCTGGATGCGCTCGGCCAGTTGCTGTACGCGCTTGCGGATCAGCTTGTGATAATCGCGCCCCAGGGCATAGCGCGAAACATAGGCCTTGGAAGGCTGGGCCAGGCGCTGGGCCATCTGGGTGTCGCCGGGCAGGTAGTCCATGCGCAGCGAAACCACCCGCAGGGTGCCAGGCACCAACTGGTCGGGATGGGAGCGTTTGCTGCCATGGGCGCCCATGTATTCCATCTCGCCGTGGTAGCCGGCGGCGA
The DNA window shown above is from Pseudomonas protegens CHA0 and carries:
- a CDS encoding trimeric intracellular cation channel family protein, producing the protein MMLLMLYLIAITAEAMTGALSAGRRGMDWFGVVLIACVTALGGGSVRDVLLGHYPLTWVKHPEYLVLTSVAALVTIFIAPLMRHLRSLFLVLDAVGLVAFTLIGCMTALEMGHGMLVASVSGVITGVFGGILRDIFCNDIPLIFRRELYASVSFAAAWCYMLCIYLQLPSEQSILVTLFGGFLLRLLAIRFHWEMPKFVYNDEH
- the queG gene encoding tRNA epoxyqueuosine(34) reductase QueG, with product MPAITQDLPALAQSIKDWGRELGFQQVGISGLDLAEHEQHLERWLAAGYHGEMEYMGAHGSKRSHPDQLVPGTLRVVSLRMDYLPGDTQMAQRLAQPSKAYVSRYALGRDYHKLIRKRVQQLAERIQQAIGPFGYRAFVDSAPVLEKAIAEQAGLGWIGKNTLVLNRKAGSYFFLSELFVDLPLPVDAPHATEHCGRCTACLDICPTNAFVGPYVLDARRCISYLTIELKSAIPEDLRPLIGNRVFGCDDCQIVCPWNRFARSTAEGDFKPRHNLDNAELAELFMWDEDKFLSNTEGSPLRRAGYERWLRNLAVGLGNAPSSIPVLEALKARQDYPSELVREHVQWALDQHANRQCSSL